In the genome of Vicia villosa cultivar HV-30 ecotype Madison, WI linkage group LG7, Vvil1.0, whole genome shotgun sequence, one region contains:
- the LOC131619522 gene encoding uncharacterized protein LOC131619522, producing MRNSKSFRAEDRIIQFFIRLNEEFHGVVSQVLLMDPLPQINKVLSMVMQQERKISGTLFTSNIVVEEGESMINVVDGTKQSFGRGRGNGHSYAGRGRGNLKVCTYCGKTGHIIDNCYKKHGYPPSFGRGNSYANQVEVDESEKCVATSTSDSASGNMSLTREQYHNLMMILEKNTSSINLTKGVFEVNLISLSKLCREQDCNLVFETNKCIIQAKKGLKKIGLAKEIDGLYYLEDVALKDNSNIGFVSSVFLNKQTDNVVAPPILWNLRLGHLSYDRMKCMSKTYSYIPSSVHKACDVCQQGRQKCLPFSTSNNNAHQVFVLFI from the exons ATGAGAAATAGCAAAAGTTTTAGAGCTGAAGACAGGATAATTCAATTCTTTATAAGATTAAATGAAGAATTTCATGGAGTTGTGTCACAAGTGTTGCTTATGGATCCACTACCACAAATCAACAAAGTGTTATCTATGGTGATGCAGCAAGAGAGGAAGATAAGTGGAACTTTATTCACAAGTAACATTGTTGTTGAAGAGGGAGAAAGTATGATAAATGTTGTTGATGGAACAAAACAATCATTTGGTAGAGGAAGAGGAAATGGTCATTCCTatgcaggtagaggaagaggaaATTTGAAAGTTTGTACCTATTGTGGTAAAACTGGGCACATAATTGATAATTGTTACAAGAAGCATGGATATCCTCCAAGCTTTGGAAGAGGGAATTCATATGCTAATCAAGTGGAGGTAGATGAATCTGAAAAATGTGTTGCAACATCAACAAGTGATAGTGCAAGTGGAAACATGTCTCTTACTAGAGAGCAATATCATAATTTAATGATGATACTTGAGAAGAATACAAGCTCCATCAACCTTACTAAGGGAG TGTTTGAGGTTAACTTGATATCACTTTCAAAGTTGTGTAGAGAGCAAGATTGCAATCTAGTGTTTGAAACTAACAAGTGTATTATACAGGCAAAAAAGGGGTTGAAGAAGATTGGTTTGGCTAAAGAAATTGATGGCTTATATTACTTGGAAGATGTTGCACTGAAAGATAATAGTAATATAGGTTTTGTTTCAAGTGTCTTTCTGAATAAGCAAACTGATAATGTTGTAGCCCCACCCATCTTATGGAATCTTAGATTAGGCCATCTATCTTATGATAGAATGAAATGTATGAGCAAGACGTATAGCTATATACCTAGTAGTGTACATAAGGCATGTGATGTATGCCAACAAGGTAGACAAAAATGTTTGCCTTTTTCCACAAGCAATAATAATGCACACCAGGTGTTTGTATTGTTCATATAG